The following coding sequences are from one Novosphingobium sp. Gsoil 351 window:
- a CDS encoding sorbosone dehydrogenase family protein, whose product MLRKIALWIIGIVVVTGIALWLVTRPDTGKLSDAQLSGPHPTLAKADAQTIPTIVTADPIGWKANEAPMPAPGLAVGRFAVGLDHPRTMLVLPNGDVLVAETNSQPRPVKGISGIVMNYMMNKVGAGGGSPDRIQLLRDGDSDGVAEQKILFRSGLKSPYGMALRETPEGSQLLVANTDAVLSFPFKVGETTLTGDPVKLMDLPGNGNHWARNLLLSPDNSKLYIAVGSSSNIAENGIDKETGRAAIHEYDFAKKTHRIYAAGLRNPNGMDWNPASGELWTVVNERDMLGSDLVPDYLTDVPFGSHYGWPWVYWKDNLDMRVNEPAPEYTLNYIRKPEYALGSHTAPLGLVFAKGGNLLGPRFANGAFIARHGSWNRKPLSGYDVVFVAFDARGNASPQPPVPLLTGFLAKDERAHGRPVWVSWAKDGALLVSDDTGGIIWRVVAPGASPSAPIAAVKSTSVGERVQLPDSLKGNIAAPNEQFRN is encoded by the coding sequence ATGCTGCGCAAGATCGCTTTGTGGATCATCGGAATCGTCGTCGTCACGGGAATCGCGCTGTGGCTCGTCACCCGTCCCGACACCGGTAAGCTCAGCGATGCCCAGCTTTCCGGCCCGCACCCGACGCTGGCCAAGGCCGACGCGCAGACGATCCCGACGATCGTCACCGCCGATCCGATCGGGTGGAAGGCGAACGAAGCACCCATGCCCGCGCCGGGGTTGGCGGTCGGCCGCTTCGCCGTCGGCCTCGACCACCCGCGCACGATGCTGGTGTTGCCCAATGGCGATGTCCTGGTCGCCGAAACCAACAGCCAGCCGCGCCCTGTCAAAGGCATCAGCGGGATCGTCATGAACTACATGATGAACAAGGTCGGCGCGGGCGGCGGCTCGCCCGATCGCATCCAGCTGCTGCGCGACGGCGACAGCGACGGCGTTGCCGAGCAGAAGATCCTGTTCCGCAGCGGCCTCAAGTCCCCATACGGTATGGCACTGCGCGAAACCCCGGAGGGCTCGCAACTACTGGTCGCGAACACCGATGCGGTGCTGAGCTTCCCGTTCAAAGTCGGCGAGACCACGCTCACGGGCGATCCGGTCAAGCTGATGGATCTGCCCGGCAACGGCAATCACTGGGCGCGCAACCTGCTACTCTCGCCCGACAACTCGAAGCTTTATATCGCGGTGGGTTCGTCATCGAACATCGCCGAGAACGGGATCGACAAGGAGACCGGCCGCGCCGCGATCCACGAATACGATTTCGCCAAGAAGACCCACCGGATCTACGCGGCGGGGCTGCGCAATCCCAACGGGATGGACTGGAACCCGGCCTCGGGCGAGCTATGGACGGTGGTCAACGAGCGCGACATGCTCGGCTCCGACCTCGTCCCCGACTACCTGACCGATGTCCCGTTCGGTTCACACTACGGCTGGCCGTGGGTCTACTGGAAGGACAACCTCGACATGCGGGTCAACGAACCCGCTCCGGAATACACCCTCAACTACATCCGCAAGCCCGAATACGCCCTGGGCAGCCACACCGCGCCGCTCGGGCTGGTGTTCGCCAAAGGCGGCAACTTGCTGGGCCCCAGGTTCGCCAACGGCGCGTTCATCGCGCGCCACGGATCGTGGAACCGCAAGCCGCTGTCGGGTTACGATGTGGTGTTCGTCGCGTTCGACGCGCGCGGCAACGCGTCGCCCCAGCCGCCGGTGCCGCTGCTGACCGGGTTCCTGGCGAAAGACGAGCGCGCGCACGGACGCCCGGTGTGGGTGAGCTGGGCCAAGGACGGAGCGCTGCTGGTCAGCGACGATACCGGTGGGATCATCTGGCGAGTGGTCGCGCCGGGGGCGTCGCCCTCCGCGCCGATCGCCGCGGTGAAGTCGACGTCGGTGGGCGAGCGGGTCCAGCTACCCGATTCGCTCAAGGGCAATATCGCCGCGCCCAACGAGCAGTTCCGCAACTGA
- the fdxA gene encoding ferredoxin FdxA yields MTYVVTESCIKCKYMDCVEVCPVDCFYEGDNMLVINPSECIDCGVCEPECPAEAILPDTESGLEKWLELNTKFSAEWPNITVKKPSPDDADEHKGEEGKFDKYFSADPGEGD; encoded by the coding sequence ATGACCTACGTCGTCACCGAATCGTGCATCAAGTGCAAGTACATGGACTGCGTCGAGGTCTGCCCGGTCGACTGCTTCTACGAGGGCGACAACATGCTCGTCATCAACCCCAGCGAGTGCATCGACTGCGGAGTGTGCGAGCCCGAATGCCCGGCCGAGGCGATCCTGCCCGATACCGAGAGCGGACTCGAGAAGTGGCTCGAGCTCAACACCAAGTTCTCCGCCGAATGGCCGAACATCACGGTCAAGAAGCCTTCACCCGACGATGCCGACGAGCACAAGGGCGAAGAGGGCAAGTTCGACAAGTACTTCTCGGCCGACCCTGGCGAGGGCGACTGA
- a CDS encoding GNAT family N-acetyltransferase, whose amino-acid sequence MIETARLLLRPPSANDLDWVLENMNTAAVMRHLGGVRLADTVAERFASDIADFAETGSGRWILWLRVEERRIGRCGLFRMSSEAAPEALRGQHEIGWTLAEPYWGQGYASEAARAVLDFGFEALGYPVIYAQTSASNAGSTRLMERLGLERRPDLDYVDPDYPAADNPTTVYCAWPGA is encoded by the coding sequence ATGATCGAGACCGCGCGGCTTCTGCTGCGTCCGCCATCCGCGAACGATCTCGACTGGGTGCTCGAGAACATGAACACCGCGGCGGTGATGCGCCACCTCGGCGGTGTCCGCCTCGCCGACACGGTCGCCGAGCGGTTCGCATCGGACATCGCCGACTTCGCCGAAACGGGAAGCGGTCGCTGGATCCTGTGGCTGCGCGTAGAGGAGCGCCGGATCGGCAGGTGCGGCCTGTTTCGAATGTCCAGCGAAGCCGCGCCGGAAGCCTTACGCGGCCAGCATGAGATCGGCTGGACGCTGGCCGAACCGTATTGGGGGCAGGGCTATGCCAGCGAGGCCGCGCGCGCGGTGCTCGACTTTGGTTTCGAAGCGCTCGGTTACCCCGTGATCTATGCCCAAACCAGCGCTTCCAACGCGGGATCGACGCGGCTTATGGAGCGGCTCGGCCTCGAACGACGCCCCGATCTTGACTATGTCGATCCCGACTATCCCGCGGCAGACAACCCGACGACTGTCTATTGCGCGTGGCCGGGTGCCTAG
- a CDS encoding RNA-binding S4 domain-containing protein: MGGGMSDATLRLDKLLWFLRLAPTRVAAQARIATGHIRLNGRRVERSAQAIRAGDVLTLPAERVRIVEIVTLPQRRGPAPEAQACYRTLDALAPFAIAPGQTAQTSGEPPP; the protein is encoded by the coding sequence ATGGGCGGCGGGATGAGCGACGCGACGCTGCGGCTCGACAAGCTGCTGTGGTTCCTGCGTCTGGCCCCGACCCGCGTGGCCGCGCAGGCCCGCATCGCCACCGGGCATATCCGCCTCAACGGCCGCCGCGTGGAGCGCAGCGCGCAAGCCATCCGTGCCGGTGACGTGCTGACCCTGCCCGCCGAGCGGGTCCGGATCGTCGAAATCGTGACGCTGCCGCAGCGCCGTGGTCCCGCGCCCGAAGCGCAGGCTTGCTACCGGACGCTTGACGCCCTTGCCCCATTCGCCATAGCACCCGGCCAAACGGCCCAAACATCGGGGGAACCGCCGCCATGA
- a CDS encoding head GIN domain-containing protein, translating to MSLKSLLRGVAPLAALALAAAASGGCDKLHVSLDGEEGKKLADLDLTGAPPSEVTLLGPDTVRISQGDKLAISVDGDSDTADQMRFTLKNGTLGILRKNGKWSGGETVTINVTMPAPRKLTMAGSGKMFSPGLAGDSARVTVAGSGTVETESVATDSLKVDIAGSGSYRAAGTAKTLKLTIAGSGDARLDALKVEEAKVDIAGSGDSAFASDGTVKANIMGSGEVRVIGRATCKVTSMGSGRLVCTPAASAGTKPKSDQPKA from the coding sequence ATGAGTCTCAAATCCCTTTTGCGCGGCGTCGCGCCGCTCGCCGCGCTTGCCCTGGCGGCCGCCGCATCGGGCGGATGCGACAAGCTCCACGTTTCCCTGGACGGTGAGGAGGGCAAGAAGCTCGCCGACTTGGACCTGACCGGTGCGCCGCCCAGCGAAGTGACACTGCTCGGCCCCGACACGGTGCGGATCAGCCAGGGCGACAAACTGGCGATCAGCGTCGACGGCGATTCTGACACGGCCGATCAGATGCGCTTCACGCTCAAGAACGGCACGCTGGGAATCCTGCGCAAGAACGGCAAATGGTCGGGTGGCGAGACGGTCACCATCAACGTCACCATGCCCGCCCCGCGCAAGCTGACGATGGCCGGTTCGGGCAAGATGTTCTCGCCCGGCCTCGCCGGAGATTCGGCACGGGTCACTGTCGCGGGCTCGGGAACCGTGGAAACCGAATCGGTCGCCACCGATTCGCTCAAGGTCGATATCGCCGGATCGGGCAGTTATCGCGCCGCCGGCACCGCCAAGACGCTCAAGCTGACCATCGCCGGCAGCGGCGACGCCCGGCTCGATGCGTTGAAGGTTGAAGAAGCCAAGGTCGACATCGCCGGTTCGGGTGACAGCGCGTTCGCTTCGGATGGCACCGTCAAGGCCAACATCATGGGTTCGGGCGAGGTCCGGGTGATCGGGCGCGCGACCTGCAAGGTCACGTCGATGGGTTCGGGCCGCCTGGTCTGCACGCCCGCCGCGAGCGCCGGGACGAAGCCGAAGAGCGACCAGCCGAAGGCCTAG
- a CDS encoding acyl-CoA dehydrogenase, with amino-acid sequence MAFTAPTADQLLALKACAGIEELAADDRFAAASEDVVQAIVEGIGDFAEGEWAPLNRLGDTEGATLANGTVTLPKGFREAYRHFVEQGWNSIAGPEDFGGQGLPFSLATCVLETCGTANMAFTLLPMLTVGAIEAILHHGSEAQKALYLPKLVSGEWSGTMNLTEPQAGSDVGALRTTATPISQGEHSGKYRIAGTKIFITFGEHDCADNIIHLVLARTPGAPAGSRGISLFIVPKLHVAADGALGARNDLRCASIEHKLGINASPTCVMAYGDGSTSGGECIGELIGRENEGLKAMFTMMNSARINVGSQGVQIAERALQAAQEYATGRVQSARAGSADKAPVAIVEHPDVRRMLLRMRALTEGARALLYYTAGQVDRGSLGDAAAQQRADCLVPLIKAWGTDIGCEVASLGVQIHGGMGFIEETGAAQHYRDARIAPIYEGTNGIQAADLVTRKLGYEGGEVLRALFADAVRETDGELQQLSSDCSKVLEWMCATASLDDRLAGSVPFLTMAATAVAGWQLQREAAMASGALATSKPLVARYFAEHLAAEARGLKRAAMAGADLLYALDAEALAG; translated from the coding sequence ATGGCCTTCACCGCCCCCACCGCCGACCAGTTGCTTGCGCTCAAGGCTTGCGCCGGGATCGAAGAACTCGCCGCGGACGACCGCTTCGCCGCGGCGAGCGAAGATGTGGTGCAAGCGATCGTCGAGGGCATCGGCGATTTCGCCGAGGGCGAATGGGCGCCGCTCAACCGCTTGGGCGATACCGAAGGCGCGACGCTCGCCAATGGCACGGTCACGTTGCCCAAGGGTTTCCGCGAGGCCTATCGTCACTTCGTCGAGCAGGGCTGGAACTCGATCGCCGGCCCCGAAGATTTCGGCGGCCAGGGCTTGCCGTTCAGCCTGGCGACCTGCGTGCTCGAAACTTGCGGCACCGCCAACATGGCGTTCACCCTGCTGCCGATGCTCACCGTGGGTGCGATCGAGGCGATCCTGCACCACGGCAGCGAAGCGCAGAAGGCGCTCTACCTGCCCAAGCTGGTCAGCGGCGAATGGTCGGGGACGATGAACCTTACCGAACCGCAGGCCGGCAGCGACGTGGGCGCGCTGCGGACGACCGCCACGCCGATCTCGCAAGGCGAGCATTCGGGCAAATACCGGATCGCCGGAACCAAGATCTTCATCACCTTCGGCGAGCACGACTGCGCGGACAACATCATCCACCTCGTGCTCGCGCGCACCCCCGGCGCGCCCGCGGGCAGCCGCGGCATCTCGCTGTTCATCGTCCCCAAGCTCCACGTTGCCGCCGACGGTGCGCTGGGCGCGCGCAACGACCTGCGTTGCGCGAGCATCGAGCACAAGCTGGGGATCAACGCCTCGCCGACCTGCGTGATGGCCTATGGCGACGGCTCGACCAGCGGCGGCGAGTGCATCGGCGAACTGATCGGCCGCGAGAACGAGGGCCTCAAGGCGATGTTCACGATGATGAACTCGGCGCGGATCAACGTCGGCAGCCAGGGCGTCCAGATCGCCGAGCGCGCGCTCCAGGCGGCGCAGGAATACGCCACCGGGCGCGTCCAGTCGGCGCGCGCGGGATCGGCCGACAAGGCCCCGGTGGCGATCGTCGAGCACCCCGACGTGCGGCGGATGCTGCTGCGGATGCGCGCGCTGACCGAAGGCGCGCGGGCGCTGCTTTATTACACCGCAGGGCAGGTCGATCGCGGATCGCTGGGCGACGCGGCGGCGCAGCAGCGCGCCGACTGCCTGGTGCCGCTGATCAAGGCGTGGGGAACCGACATCGGGTGCGAAGTCGCCAGCCTGGGGGTGCAGATCCACGGGGGCATGGGCTTCATCGAGGAGACGGGCGCCGCCCAGCACTATCGCGACGCCCGCATCGCGCCGATCTACGAAGGGACCAACGGCATCCAGGCCGCCGATCTCGTGACGCGCAAGCTCGGCTACGAGGGGGGAGAGGTGCTTCGCGCCCTGTTCGCCGATGCAGTGCGCGAAACCGACGGCGAATTGCAGCAGTTGTCGAGCGACTGCAGCAAGGTTTTGGAGTGGATGTGCGCCACCGCCTCGCTCGACGACCGGCTTGCGGGCAGCGTGCCGTTCCTGACAATGGCGGCGACCGCGGTCGCCGGGTGGCAGCTCCAGCGCGAGGCGGCGATGGCGTCGGGCGCGCTGGCGACCTCCAAACCCCTGGTGGCGCGCTATTTCGCCGAGCATCTGGCGGCCGAAGCGCGCGGGCTGAAACGCGCGGCAATGGCCGGGGCGGACCTGCTCTACGCGCTCGACGCCGAGGCGCTCGCCGGGTGA
- a CDS encoding M23 family metallopeptidase — protein sequence MFRSREQLAGRFGTREAFAPAHAAPAALSFAQAIPVPPARPEPLRLRRGRRKDWRQIAHELRYDHLPALRDIDWVPDLALDIGSGRWLRGMATMAGLAATALLFWPSFDAVEAAPTTRVDARTRDEFRSQMIMPLALGGDSGRRMGATAAVIALANAPERPTIQLVATLGQGDSFGRMLQRAGVGSGDAARIESMVAAAVPLSEIAAGTRFDLTLGRRTSATQPRPLDDLNFRARFDLDLAVERRGGELALIRKPIRVDDTPLRIRGIVGSSLYRSARAAGAPVKAIQEYLRTLDTHMNLEMDLAPSDEFDIVVRYKRAGSGESEVGDLMYAGVTRDGKPRAQLLKWGNDGQFYEASGVGQTNQVRMGMTAPVFGRITSGFGLRRHPILGYTRMHAGIDFAAAYGSPIYATSDGLVTYAGWHGGHGNFVRLDAGGGLGTGYGHMSRIAVAPGMRVRRGQVIGYVGSTGLSTGAHLHYEMYRNGVPVNPGSVQFVTTTSALSGADLAAFKARLAVLRDLRPGAALGPLSGPAAAAPHREIDRLSTAAAR from the coding sequence TTGTTCAGATCGCGCGAACAGTTGGCAGGCCGCTTCGGCACGCGCGAGGCGTTCGCCCCCGCGCATGCCGCGCCCGCCGCGCTGTCGTTCGCCCAGGCGATCCCGGTCCCACCGGCCCGGCCCGAGCCGCTCAGGCTGCGCCGGGGGCGGCGCAAGGACTGGCGGCAGATCGCCCACGAGCTGCGCTACGATCACCTGCCCGCGCTCCGCGATATCGATTGGGTGCCCGATCTGGCGCTCGATATCGGCAGCGGACGCTGGCTGCGAGGGATGGCGACGATGGCCGGGCTGGCGGCCACCGCGCTCCTGTTCTGGCCGAGCTTCGACGCGGTCGAGGCCGCGCCGACGACGCGCGTCGATGCCCGTACGCGCGACGAGTTCCGCAGCCAGATGATCATGCCGCTCGCGCTGGGCGGGGACAGCGGGCGGCGGATGGGCGCGACTGCGGCGGTGATCGCGCTTGCGAATGCGCCCGAGCGTCCGACCATCCAGCTCGTCGCCACGCTCGGCCAGGGCGACAGCTTCGGGCGGATGCTCCAGCGCGCGGGCGTGGGCAGCGGCGACGCCGCGCGGATCGAGAGCATGGTCGCCGCCGCGGTGCCGCTGTCCGAGATCGCCGCGGGCACGCGCTTCGACCTGACCCTGGGGCGGCGGACGTCCGCCACGCAGCCGCGCCCGCTCGACGACCTGAACTTTCGCGCCCGCTTCGATCTCGATCTCGCGGTCGAGCGGCGGGGCGGCGAGTTGGCCTTGATCCGCAAACCGATCCGGGTCGACGACACCCCGCTGCGGATTCGCGGAATCGTCGGATCCAGCCTCTATCGCTCGGCGCGCGCCGCCGGGGCGCCGGTCAAGGCGATCCAGGAGTACTTGCGCACGCTCGATACCCACATGAACCTCGAGATGGACCTCGCACCTTCCGACGAGTTCGACATCGTCGTCCGCTACAAGCGCGCCGGATCGGGCGAAAGCGAGGTCGGCGACCTTATGTACGCCGGGGTCACCCGCGACGGCAAACCGCGCGCGCAATTGCTCAAATGGGGCAATGACGGTCAGTTCTACGAAGCTTCCGGGGTCGGCCAGACCAACCAGGTTCGAATGGGCATGACCGCGCCGGTGTTCGGACGGATCACCTCGGGCTTCGGGCTACGCCGCCATCCGATCCTCGGCTACACCCGGATGCACGCCGGCATCGATTTCGCCGCCGCCTACGGCTCGCCGATCTACGCGACCAGCGACGGACTGGTGACTTATGCCGGGTGGCACGGCGGGCACGGCAACTTCGTCCGGCTCGACGCGGGCGGCGGTCTGGGCACCGGTTACGGCCACATGAGCCGGATCGCGGTGGCGCCGGGAATGCGCGTCCGCCGCGGCCAGGTGATCGGCTATGTCGGTTCGACCGGTCTCTCGACCGGGGCGCATCTGCACTACGAGATGTATCGCAACGGGGTGCCGGTCAATCCGGGGTCGGTGCAGTTCGTGACGACGACCTCGGCGCTGAGCGGCGCCGATCTGGCCGCGTTCAAGGCAAGGCTCGCGGTGCTGCGAGATCTGCGCCCCGGCGCCGCGCTCGGGCCGCTGTCGGGCCCTGCCGCGGCTGCTCCGCACCGCGAGATCGATCGCCTGAGCACCGCTGCCGCGCGCTAA
- a CDS encoding CarD family transcriptional regulator: MATKALAFDVGDYVVYPKHGVGRVVELQREEIAGMQLELYVLRFEKERMTLRVPVNKVEAIGMRKLSSDKTLKEALETLTGKPRVKRTMWSRRAQEYEAKINSGDLVSIAEVTRDLFRADDQPEQSYSERQIFEAASSRLARELAAMEKTDEPTALKKILAILNEHAPKYYAESA; encoded by the coding sequence ATGGCCACCAAGGCGCTCGCCTTCGACGTCGGCGACTACGTCGTCTATCCCAAGCACGGGGTCGGCCGCGTGGTCGAGCTGCAGCGCGAGGAAATCGCGGGCATGCAGCTCGAGCTCTATGTGCTGCGATTCGAGAAAGAGCGCATGACGCTGCGCGTTCCGGTCAACAAGGTCGAAGCGATCGGCATGCGCAAGCTGTCGAGCGACAAGACGCTCAAGGAAGCGCTCGAGACGCTGACCGGCAAGCCGCGGGTCAAGCGCACGATGTGGTCGCGCCGCGCGCAGGAATACGAAGCCAAGATCAACTCGGGCGATCTCGTGTCGATTGCCGAAGTGACCCGCGATCTGTTCCGCGCCGACGACCAGCCCGAGCAGAGCTATTCCGAGCGGCAGATTTTCGAAGCCGCCTCGTCTCGCTTGGCCCGCGAGCTGGCGGCGATGGAGAAGACCGACGAGCCGACCGCGCTCAAGAAGATTCTCGCGATCCTCAACGAGCACGCGCCGAAGTACTACGCCGAAAGCGCCTGA
- a CDS encoding ATP-binding protein, producing MSEALERIAAALERLAPPAPPATDWGTHPGYVWDHAGVRPVPTIDAPPLALLKGIDAQKAAVAGNVARLASGAAAHDMLLWGARGMGKSALLRAAVAAAQADRPGSLALVQAAPDALASLPALFAALRGVGRRFLVFLDDLGFESGETLEARHLRSWLEGGVEARPANVRLAVTSNRRAILERHLSEQDDPINPRDAVDDKLALADRFGLSLGFHACGQDDYLAIVDGYAEAAGLAWEPGDALEWSKRRGSRSGRVAWQYVTELAGREGIAL from the coding sequence GTGAGCGAGGCCCTCGAACGGATCGCGGCGGCGCTCGAAAGGCTCGCCCCGCCCGCGCCGCCCGCGACCGATTGGGGCACGCACCCTGGCTACGTCTGGGACCATGCCGGAGTGCGCCCGGTCCCGACGATCGACGCGCCGCCGCTGGCGCTGCTCAAAGGGATCGACGCGCAGAAGGCCGCGGTGGCGGGCAACGTCGCGCGGCTCGCCAGCGGCGCGGCGGCGCACGACATGCTGCTGTGGGGCGCGCGCGGGATGGGCAAGTCGGCGCTGTTGCGCGCCGCGGTCGCCGCCGCGCAAGCCGACCGCCCCGGTTCGCTGGCGCTCGTCCAGGCCGCCCCCGATGCGCTCGCCAGCCTGCCCGCGCTGTTCGCGGCGTTGCGCGGGGTCGGGCGGCGGTTCCTGGTGTTCCTCGACGATCTCGGGTTCGAGAGCGGCGAAACCCTTGAAGCCCGGCACTTGCGCAGCTGGCTCGAGGGCGGGGTCGAAGCGCGGCCCGCCAATGTCCGCCTTGCCGTCACCTCGAACCGCCGCGCGATCCTGGAACGCCACCTCTCCGAACAGGACGACCCGATCAACCCCCGCGACGCGGTCGACGACAAACTCGCGCTAGCCGATCGCTTCGGTTTGAGCCTGGGCTTCCATGCGTGCGGCCAGGACGATTATTTGGCGATCGTAGATGGCTATGCCGAAGCGGCGGGGCTCGCTTGGGAGCCGGGCGATGCGCTCGAATGGAGCAAGCGCCGCGGAAGCCGTTCGGGCCGGGTCGCCTGGCAATACGTTACCGAGCTGGCGGGCCGAGAAGGCATCGCCCTCTAG
- a CDS encoding L-threonylcarbamoyladenylate synthase: MPRIAPRIAGDEALDEAFAILRDGGLVAVPTETVYGLASRADSDEAVAAIYRAKGRPLFNPLIVHVANFAAAQRLAETDERAEALAAKLWPGPLTMVLPLRAGASIVPAVTAGLATVALRCPAHPLMRALLECCPFPLAAPSANRSGAISPTEPAHVAASLGSTVPLILDGGACATGLESTIVALRGECQWQILRPGPIERERIVAILGAGNEILEPASAIEAPGQLTSHYAPAKPLRLDAEEAAPDEFLIGFGAIGGQVTLSAAGDVGEAASRLYRCLHEADASPLARIAVAPVPEGGIGAAINDRLRRAAA, from the coding sequence ATGCCAAGGATTGCGCCAAGGATCGCCGGGGACGAAGCGCTGGACGAAGCCTTCGCGATCTTGCGCGACGGCGGTCTCGTCGCGGTCCCGACCGAAACCGTCTATGGCTTGGCCTCGCGCGCCGATAGCGACGAAGCGGTCGCCGCGATCTATCGCGCCAAGGGGCGGCCCTTGTTCAACCCGCTGATCGTTCACGTCGCGAACTTCGCCGCGGCACAGCGGCTGGCGGAAACCGATGAGCGCGCCGAGGCACTGGCGGCAAAGCTGTGGCCTGGCCCGCTGACGATGGTGCTGCCGTTGCGCGCCGGGGCTTCGATCGTGCCCGCGGTGACCGCCGGGTTGGCGACGGTTGCACTGCGCTGCCCGGCCCACCCGCTGATGCGCGCCTTGCTCGAGTGCTGCCCATTTCCCCTCGCCGCGCCATCGGCCAACCGCAGCGGGGCGATCAGCCCGACCGAACCGGCGCACGTCGCGGCTTCGCTAGGCAGTACGGTGCCGCTGATCCTGGATGGCGGCGCGTGCGCAACGGGGCTCGAATCGACCATCGTCGCGCTGCGCGGCGAATGCCAGTGGCAAATCCTCCGCCCCGGACCGATCGAGCGCGAGCGCATCGTGGCGATCCTGGGCGCGGGCAACGAAATCCTCGAACCCGCGAGCGCGATCGAGGCGCCCGGCCAGCTCACCAGCCATTACGCCCCCGCGAAGCCCCTGCGGCTCGACGCGGAAGAGGCCGCGCCGGACGAATTCCTGATCGGCTTCGGCGCGATCGGCGGGCAAGTCACGCTTTCGGCGGCGGGGGACGTCGGCGAAGCCGCTTCCCGGCTCTACCGCTGCCTCCACGAAGCCGACGCCTCGCCCCTGGCGCGCATCGCCGTCGCCCCCGTGCCCGAAGGCGGGATCGGCGCGGCGATCAACGACCGCCTGCGCCGCGCGGCTGCCTGA
- the hemB gene encoding porphobilinogen synthase, with protein MTASYPALRLRRTRASSWSRALHRETLLTPADLIWPLFVTEGRGIEEPIASLPGVSRWSCDGIAARAREAVALGIPVLALFPNTPHGLRSDTGGEALNPDNLMCQAIRTIRDAVGDSIGVLTDVALDPYTSHGQDGLVDAAGYVSNDDTVAVLVGQSLNQAAAGADIVAPSDMMDGRVGAIRAALEREGYPNVQIMSYAAKYASAFYGPFRDAVGSRGLLKGDKKTYQMDSGNAEEALREVALDLAEGADSVMVKPGLPYLDIVRRVKERFDVPVFAYQVSGEYAMIEAAAAAGAGDRDALVLETLLAFKRAGCSGVLTYHAAHAARLLG; from the coding sequence ATGACCGCCAGCTATCCCGCGCTGCGCCTGCGCCGCACCCGTGCCTCGTCGTGGAGCCGGGCGCTCCACCGCGAGACCTTGCTTACCCCCGCCGACCTGATCTGGCCGCTGTTCGTGACCGAGGGTCGCGGGATCGAGGAGCCGATCGCATCGCTGCCCGGCGTCTCGCGCTGGTCGTGCGACGGAATCGCCGCGCGCGCCAGGGAAGCCGTCGCGCTTGGCATCCCGGTGCTCGCGCTGTTTCCCAACACGCCGCATGGCCTGCGCAGCGACACCGGCGGCGAGGCGCTCAATCCCGACAACCTGATGTGCCAGGCGATCCGGACCATCCGCGATGCCGTGGGCGACTCCATCGGCGTGCTGACCGATGTCGCGCTCGATCCCTACACCAGCCACGGCCAGGACGGGCTGGTCGACGCCGCTGGATATGTATCGAACGATGATACCGTGGCAGTGCTGGTCGGGCAAAGCCTCAACCAGGCCGCGGCCGGAGCGGACATCGTCGCCCCGTCGGACATGATGGACGGCCGGGTCGGCGCGATTCGCGCCGCGCTCGAGCGCGAGGGTTATCCCAATGTCCAGATCATGAGCTACGCCGCCAAGTATGCGAGCGCATTCTACGGCCCGTTCCGCGACGCGGTGGGTTCGCGCGGCCTGCTCAAGGGCGACAAGAAGACCTACCAGATGGATTCGGGCAACGCCGAGGAAGCCTTGCGCGAGGTCGCGCTCGATCTCGCCGAGGGCGCCGACAGCGTGATGGTCAAGCCGGGGCTGCCCTATCTCGACATCGTCCGGCGCGTGAAGGAACGCTTCGACGTTCCCGTCTTCGCCTACCAGGTGAGCGGCGAATACGCGATGATCGAGGCCGCGGCGGCGGCCGGCGCGGGCGATCGCGACGCGCTGGTGCTGGAAACGCTGCTGGCGTTCAAGCGCGCTGGGTGTTCGGGGGTGCTGACTTATCACGCGGCCCACGCCGCGCGGCTGCTCGGATGA